The Streptomyces seoulensis genome contains a region encoding:
- a CDS encoding TVP38/TMEM64 family protein encodes MPDATTRSGGTATAAPPAVALRPTVAVPVPLLTRAGLVARATLVWPSPYARLALLLLLLAGAATTVLVLDPQRYLTQGWPPQLGGFTAAGVFALAYGVCTVAFVPRPLLNLAAGALFGSALGLTSALAGTVLGAGLAFGLGRALGQDALRPLLRGRWLKAADGQLSRHGFRSMLAARLFPGVPFWAANYCAAVSRMRALPFLLATALGSIPNTAAYAVAGARASTPTSPAFLIALAVIGLPALAGTALAWRKRHQLRGR; translated from the coding sequence ATGCCCGATGCCACCACCCGCTCTGGGGGCACCGCCACGGCCGCTCCCCCGGCCGTCGCCCTGAGGCCGACCGTCGCCGTGCCCGTCCCCCTCCTCACCCGCGCCGGACTCGTCGCGCGCGCCACGCTCGTGTGGCCGTCGCCGTACGCCCGCCTCGCCCTGCTGCTCCTGCTGCTCGCGGGCGCGGCCACGACCGTGCTGGTCCTCGATCCGCAGCGTTACCTCACCCAGGGCTGGCCGCCGCAGCTCGGCGGGTTCACGGCGGCCGGGGTGTTCGCGCTGGCGTACGGGGTGTGCACGGTGGCGTTCGTGCCGCGCCCGCTGCTGAACCTGGCGGCCGGCGCGCTGTTCGGCTCCGCGCTGGGGCTGACCTCGGCGCTGGCGGGCACGGTGCTGGGCGCGGGGCTGGCGTTCGGCCTCGGCCGGGCGCTGGGCCAGGACGCGCTGCGCCCGCTGCTGCGCGGGCGCTGGCTGAAGGCGGCCGACGGGCAGCTCAGCCGGCACGGCTTCCGGTCGATGCTGGCGGCCCGGCTCTTTCCCGGCGTGCCGTTCTGGGCGGCGAACTACTGCGCGGCCGTCTCCCGGATGCGCGCGCTGCCCTTCCTGCTCGCCACGGCGCTCGGCTCGATCCCGAACACGGCCGCCTACGCCGTCGCCGGGGCCCGCGCCTCCACGCCGACCTCCCCCGCGTTCCTCATCGCGCTGGCCGTGATCGGGCTGCCCGCGCTGGCCGGTACGGCGCTGGCCTGGCGCAAGCGGCACCAGTTGCGCGGGCGTTGA
- the tuf gene encoding elongation factor Tu, protein MPKTAYVRTKPHLNIGTMGHVDHGKTTLTAAITKVLAERGTGTFVPFDRIDRAPEEAARGITINIAHVEYETDTRHYAHVDMPGHADYVKNMVTGAAQLDGAILVVSALDGIMPQTAEHVLLARQVGVDHIVVALNKADAGDEELTDLVELEVRELLTSQGYPGETVPVIRVSGLKALAGEPRWTASVEALLDAVDTYVPMPERYLDAPFLLPVENVLTITGRGTVVTGAVERGTLRVGDRVEVLGAGVESVVTGLETFGKPMPEAQAGDNVAILLRGVPRDAVRRGHVVAAPGSVVPSRRFSARVYVLAGSDGGRTKPLSTGYRPQFYIRTADVAGDIDLGPLAVARPGETVEMTVELDREVPLEPGLGFAIREGGRTVGAGTVTSVG, encoded by the coding sequence ATGCCCAAGACGGCGTACGTGCGCACCAAGCCGCACCTGAACATCGGCACCATGGGCCACGTCGACCACGGCAAGACCACGCTGACCGCCGCCATCACCAAGGTGCTCGCCGAGCGCGGCACCGGCACCTTCGTGCCCTTCGACCGCATCGACCGCGCCCCGGAGGAGGCCGCGCGCGGCATCACCATCAACATCGCGCACGTCGAGTACGAGACCGACACCCGGCACTACGCCCACGTCGACATGCCCGGCCACGCGGACTACGTCAAGAACATGGTGACCGGCGCCGCCCAGCTCGACGGGGCGATCCTGGTCGTCTCCGCGCTCGACGGGATCATGCCGCAGACCGCCGAACACGTGCTGCTCGCCCGGCAGGTGGGTGTCGACCACATCGTGGTCGCGCTGAACAAGGCGGACGCCGGTGACGAGGAGCTGACCGACCTGGTCGAGCTCGAGGTGCGGGAACTGCTCACCTCGCAGGGGTATCCGGGGGAGACCGTGCCCGTCATACGGGTCTCCGGGCTCAAGGCGCTGGCGGGCGAGCCCCGTTGGACGGCCTCCGTGGAGGCGCTGCTCGACGCGGTCGACACGTACGTGCCGATGCCGGAGCGGTACCTGGACGCGCCGTTCCTGCTGCCGGTGGAGAACGTGCTCACCATCACCGGTCGCGGCACCGTCGTCACCGGTGCCGTCGAGCGGGGCACGCTGCGCGTCGGCGACCGGGTGGAGGTGCTCGGCGCCGGGGTGGAGAGCGTGGTCACCGGGCTGGAGACCTTCGGCAAGCCGATGCCGGAGGCGCAGGCCGGGGACAACGTGGCGATCCTGCTGCGCGGGGTGCCGCGGGACGCGGTGCGGCGCGGGCACGTCGTCGCGGCGCCCGGCAGTGTGGTGCCGAGCCGCCGGTTCTCGGCGCGGGTGTACGTGCTCGCCGGGTCCGATGGCGGCCGCACCAAGCCGCTGTCCACCGGGTACCGGCCGCAGTTCTACATCCGCACGGCGGACGTGGCCGGTGACATCGACCTCGGCCCGTTGGCGGTCGCCCGGCCCGGCGAGACGGTGGAGATGACCGTGGAGCTGGACCGGGAGGTCCCGCTGGAGCCGGGGCTCGGGTTCGCCATCCGTGAGGGCGGGCGGACCGTGGGCGCCGGGACGGTCACCTCCGTCGGCTGA
- a CDS encoding spermidine synthase, protein MSESVPVSRTVDHGTAKLMPDVDRDRAWLLTVDGAPQSYVDLDEPEHLEFEYARRLGHALDVVAEPGRPLDVLHLGGGALTLPRYVAATRPGSRQDVVEADKGLLDLVTEHLPLPPGSGITTHAADARAWLEAAPDDSADVLMADVFGGSRVPAHLTSLDYVREAERVLRPDGVYLANLADAAPFGFLRSQLANLAATFEELALIAEPAVLRGRRFGNAVLLASHHPLDTAPLARRTAADAFPARVEHGASLGKFIGSARPVSDPDAVPSPEPPAGAFGIG, encoded by the coding sequence GTGAGTGAATCCGTACCCGTGAGCAGGACCGTCGACCACGGCACCGCCAAGCTGATGCCCGACGTCGACCGGGACCGGGCCTGGCTGCTCACCGTCGACGGGGCTCCGCAGTCCTACGTCGACCTGGACGAGCCGGAGCACCTGGAGTTCGAGTACGCCCGGCGGCTCGGCCACGCCCTCGACGTGGTGGCCGAGCCCGGCCGGCCACTGGACGTGCTGCACCTGGGCGGGGGAGCCCTCACCCTGCCCCGGTACGTGGCCGCGACCCGGCCCGGTTCCCGGCAGGACGTGGTGGAGGCCGACAAGGGGCTGCTGGACCTGGTCACCGAGCACCTGCCGCTGCCGCCCGGCTCGGGCATCACCACGCATGCCGCCGACGCCCGCGCCTGGCTGGAGGCGGCCCCCGACGACAGCGCCGACGTCCTGATGGCGGACGTCTTCGGCGGCTCCCGCGTCCCGGCCCACCTCACCTCCCTGGACTACGTCCGCGAGGCGGAACGGGTGCTCCGCCCGGACGGCGTCTACCTGGCCAACCTCGCCGACGCGGCCCCGTTCGGCTTCCTCCGCTCCCAACTGGCCAACCTGGCGGCGACGTTCGAGGAGCTGGCCCTGATCGCGGAGCCGGCGGTCCTGCGCGGCCGCCGCTTCGGCAACGCGGTCCTCCTCGCCTCCCACCACCCCCTGGACACGGCTCCCCTGGCCCGCCGCACCGCCGCCGACGCCTTCCCCGCCCGCGTCGAACACGGCGCCTCCCTAGGCAAGTTCATCGGCTCCGCCCGCCCCGTCTCCGACCCGGACGCCGTCCCGTCCCCCGAGCCCCCGGCCGGGGCCTTCGGCATCGGCTGA
- a CDS encoding MFS transporter, with protein MPDSSARPSWAGRNYSLLTAAAVVAGLGANGSLIAAAFAVLDAGGDGGDVGLVAAARTLPLVVFLLIGGAVADRLPRHRVMVAANALNCVSQGAFAVLVLTGEPRLWQMMLLSALGGTGQAFFSPAAEGMLLSSVEGEHAGRAFALFRMATQGAALGGAALGGALVAMIGPGWVLALDAACFALAGALRAFLDVSHIPAREPGSGMLADLREGWREFIGRPWLWGIVVQFSLVNAVVSAANAVYGPLVARDSLGGAGPWGLALGAFGAGTAAGALLMTRYRPRRLLLAGTLCVFPLALPSAALAVPVPVGVLYGVMFVAGAAVEVFGVSWMTALHQEIPEDKLSRVSAYDWFGSVALIPLATALAGPTQSAFGRTPALWGTSALILLATALVLLIPDIRTLRRGDGRDAAAPHLPLDTKSTPVAAASQKSMASDD; from the coding sequence ATCCCGGACTCCTCCGCACGCCCCTCCTGGGCGGGCCGCAACTACTCCCTGCTGACCGCCGCGGCCGTCGTCGCCGGCCTCGGCGCCAACGGGTCGCTGATAGCGGCCGCGTTCGCGGTGCTGGACGCGGGCGGCGACGGCGGCGACGTGGGCCTGGTCGCCGCCGCCCGCACCCTGCCGCTGGTGGTGTTCCTGCTCATCGGCGGCGCGGTCGCGGACCGGCTGCCCCGGCACCGGGTGATGGTCGCGGCCAACGCCCTCAACTGCGTCTCGCAGGGCGCGTTCGCCGTGCTGGTTCTCACCGGTGAACCCCGGCTGTGGCAGATGATGCTGCTCAGCGCGCTCGGCGGCACCGGTCAGGCGTTCTTCAGCCCGGCGGCCGAGGGCATGCTGCTCTCCTCCGTGGAGGGGGAGCACGCGGGCCGGGCCTTCGCCCTGTTCCGGATGGCCACCCAGGGTGCGGCGCTCGGCGGGGCGGCACTGGGCGGCGCGCTGGTGGCCATGATCGGCCCCGGCTGGGTGCTGGCGCTGGACGCGGCCTGCTTCGCCCTCGCCGGTGCGCTCCGCGCGTTCCTCGACGTGAGCCACATCCCGGCCCGCGAACCGGGCAGCGGCATGCTGGCCGATCTCCGCGAGGGCTGGCGGGAGTTCATCGGCAGGCCCTGGCTGTGGGGCATCGTCGTCCAGTTCTCCCTGGTCAACGCGGTGGTCAGCGCGGCCAACGCGGTCTACGGCCCCCTGGTGGCCCGCGACAGCCTGGGCGGTGCGGGCCCCTGGGGCCTGGCCCTGGGCGCCTTCGGCGCGGGCACGGCGGCGGGCGCCCTGCTGATGACGCGCTACCGCCCCCGTCGGCTCCTCCTCGCCGGCACCCTCTGCGTCTTCCCCCTGGCCCTCCCCTCGGCCGCCCTGGCGGTGCCGGTGCCCGTGGGGGTCCTGTACGGGGTCATGTTCGTCGCCGGTGCCGCGGTGGAGGTGTTCGGCGTCTCCTGGATGACCGCCCTGCACCAGGAGATCCCCGAGGACAAGCTCTCCCGCGTCTCGGCCTACGACTGGTTCGGCTCGGTGGCCCTGATCCCCCTGGCCACGGCCCTGGCAGGCCCCACCCAGTCGGCCTTCGGCCGCACCCCGGCCCTGTGGGGCACCTCAGCCCTCATCCTCCTGGCCACGGCCCTGGTCCTCCTGATCCCGGACATCCGCACGCTGCGCCGCGGGGACGGGCGGGATGCGGCGGCGCCCCACTTGCCCCTCGACACCAAGAGCACGCCGGTAGCGGCAGCCAGCCAAAAGTCAATGGCCTCTGATGACTAG
- a CDS encoding DUF4442 domain-containing protein: protein MTVESASMGDMLAAAVPMVRTLNLEFIEVTPERAVLRLPDQSEYHNHLGGPHAGAMFTLAESASGAIVLTAFGDQLSRAVPLAVRAEIDYKKLALGPVTATATLGRPAAEVVAELDAGSRPEFPVAITIEREDGSVSGEMTVVWTLRPNG from the coding sequence ATGACAGTTGAGAGCGCCTCCATGGGCGACATGCTGGCCGCCGCCGTGCCGATGGTGCGGACCCTGAACCTGGAGTTCATCGAGGTCACCCCGGAGCGCGCGGTGCTCCGGTTGCCGGACCAGTCCGAGTACCACAACCACCTCGGCGGACCGCACGCCGGCGCGATGTTCACGCTGGCCGAGTCCGCGAGCGGCGCCATCGTGCTCACCGCCTTCGGCGACCAGCTCTCGCGGGCCGTGCCGCTCGCGGTGCGCGCCGAGATCGACTACAAGAAGCTCGCCCTCGGCCCGGTGACCGCCACCGCCACCCTGGGCCGCCCGGCCGCCGAGGTCGTCGCGGAGCTCGACGCGGGCAGCCGTCCGGAGTTCCCCGTCGCCATCACCATCGAGCGCGAGGACGGTTCCGTCTCCGGCGAGATGACCGTGGTCTGGACCCTGCGTCCGAACGGCTGA
- a CDS encoding DedA family protein, translated as MHVQEWLDSVPAVAVYAVVSLVIGLESLGIPLPGEIVLVSAALMSSQHTGINPVVLGVCATAGAVIGDSIGYAIGRKGGRPLLAWLGQKFPSHFSEAHVATAERSFEKWGMWAVFFGRFIALLRIFAGPLAGVLRMPYWKFLMANVLGGIVWAGGTTAVVYYVGMVAEDWLKRFSWLGLVAAVVIGLTSLLLMKRRAKRNGSTERTPEAEPVGADQP; from the coding sequence GTGCACGTGCAGGAATGGCTCGACTCGGTGCCCGCGGTCGCCGTCTATGCCGTGGTGAGCCTGGTGATCGGGCTGGAGAGCCTCGGCATCCCGCTGCCCGGCGAGATCGTGCTCGTCTCGGCCGCGCTCATGTCCTCCCAGCACACCGGGATCAACCCGGTCGTCCTCGGTGTGTGCGCCACGGCCGGCGCGGTGATCGGTGACTCCATCGGCTACGCGATCGGCCGCAAGGGCGGCCGCCCGCTGCTGGCGTGGCTGGGGCAGAAGTTCCCGAGCCACTTCAGCGAGGCGCACGTCGCCACCGCCGAGCGGTCCTTCGAGAAGTGGGGCATGTGGGCGGTCTTCTTCGGCCGCTTCATCGCCCTGCTCCGCATCTTCGCCGGCCCCCTGGCGGGCGTGCTCCGCATGCCCTACTGGAAGTTCCTGATGGCCAACGTCCTCGGCGGCATCGTCTGGGCGGGCGGCACCACCGCCGTCGTCTACTACGTCGGCATGGTCGCTGAGGACTGGCTCAAGCGCTTCTCCTGGCTGGGCCTGGTCGCCGCCGTCGTCATCGGCCTCACCTCCCTCCTGCTCATGAAGCGCCGCGCGAAGCGCAACGGGTCCACGGAGCGGACCCCCGAGGCCGAGCCGGTCGGCGCCGACCAGCCGTAG
- a CDS encoding gamma carbonic anhydrase family protein, with protein MTHKALIAGIGGREPAIDPEAFVAPNASVIGDVTLRAGASVWYGAVVRGDVERITVGADANVQDNVTLHADPGFPVTIGERVSIGHNAVVHGATVEDDCLIGMGATVLNGAVIGAGSLIAAQALVPEGMVVPPGSLVAGVPAKIRRELSEEERQGVTLNGTLYADLAKTHRAVHE; from the coding sequence ATGACGCACAAGGCCCTGATCGCAGGGATCGGCGGCAGGGAACCGGCGATCGACCCGGAGGCGTTCGTCGCCCCGAACGCCTCGGTGATCGGCGACGTGACCCTGCGGGCGGGGGCGAGCGTCTGGTACGGCGCGGTGGTGCGAGGGGACGTGGAGCGGATCACCGTCGGCGCGGACGCCAACGTCCAGGACAACGTCACCCTGCACGCCGACCCCGGCTTCCCGGTCACGATCGGCGAACGCGTCTCCATCGGCCACAACGCCGTCGTCCACGGCGCCACCGTCGAGGACGACTGCCTGATCGGCATGGGCGCGACGGTCCTGAACGGCGCGGTGATCGGCGCGGGTTCCCTGATCGCGGCCCAGGCCCTGGTCCCCGAGGGCATGGTCGTACCCCCCGGCTCCCTGGTGGCGGGCGTCCCGGCCAAGATCCGCCGTGAACTCTCGGAGGAGGAACGCCAGGGCGTCACCCTGAACGGCACCCTGTACGCGGACCTGGCGAAGACCCACCGGGCGGTGCACGAGTAG
- a CDS encoding acyltransferase, with translation MPKRKNTFSSWRQGLAQRAVHAAWGWAQRSGAVTAAHPGRFRFGAIGEATRLAFPLGTVFGERWITLGSHCIVGEQVTLTAGLMPDLDLGPEPILRIGDGVVLGRGSHVIADTTVTIGRDCYFGPYVYVTSTNHSYDDPHEPIGRQWPRMEPVEIGPGCWIGTGAVILPGARIGRNVVVAAGAVVRGTVPDHAVVAGAPARVVRRWTPEDGWQPPLRTPAPVPPPAGVTSAQLGALAALDEEQVERLAELDAEG, from the coding sequence GTGCCGAAGCGCAAGAACACGTTCTCCTCCTGGCGACAGGGGCTCGCCCAGCGCGCCGTCCATGCGGCGTGGGGCTGGGCGCAGCGCAGCGGAGCGGTCACCGCGGCGCATCCGGGCCGGTTCCGGTTCGGCGCGATCGGCGAGGCCACCCGGCTCGCCTTCCCGCTCGGCACGGTCTTCGGCGAGCGCTGGATCACGCTCGGCTCCCACTGCATCGTCGGCGAACAGGTCACCCTCACCGCCGGGCTCATGCCGGACCTCGACCTCGGCCCCGAGCCGATCCTGCGGATAGGCGACGGCGTCGTCCTCGGCCGGGGCAGCCACGTCATCGCCGACACCACGGTCACCATCGGCCGCGACTGCTACTTCGGCCCCTACGTCTACGTCACCTCCACCAACCACTCCTACGACGACCCGCACGAGCCCATCGGCCGCCAGTGGCCCCGGATGGAACCGGTGGAGATCGGCCCCGGCTGCTGGATCGGCACCGGTGCGGTGATCCTGCCCGGCGCCCGCATCGGCCGGAACGTGGTGGTCGCGGCCGGCGCGGTGGTGCGCGGCACGGTCCCGGACCACGCCGTGGTCGCCGGGGCGCCCGCCCGCGTCGTACGGCGCTGGACCCCCGAGGACGGCTGGCAGCCTCCGCTGCGCACACCCGCCCCGGTGCCGCCCCCGGCCGGGGTGACCTCCGCGCAACTGGGCGCGCTGGCCGCCCTGGACGAGGAGCAGGTCGAGCGGCTGGCCGAGCTGGACGCGGAGGGCTGA
- a CDS encoding helix-turn-helix domain-containing protein: MADLDLLTQFLARNVRRWRTERGFTLETLAARAGVSRGMLIQIEQARTNPSIGTVVKIGDALGISVTTLLDYEQGPRVRVVPADQAVRLWHTEGGSYNRLLAGTEAPGPLELWDWKLMPGEHSSADPHPSGTVELVHVTSGELTLEVDGVRHAVPAGASATFEADAPHTYGNDGDVPMRMVMAVSVPPVR, translated from the coding sequence GTGGCGGACCTCGACCTGCTGACCCAGTTCCTTGCGCGCAACGTCCGCCGCTGGCGCACCGAGCGCGGCTTCACGCTGGAGACGCTGGCCGCCCGCGCCGGGGTCAGCCGGGGCATGCTCATCCAGATCGAGCAGGCCCGCACCAACCCCAGCATCGGCACCGTCGTCAAGATCGGGGACGCGCTCGGCATCAGCGTCACCACCCTGCTCGACTACGAACAGGGCCCCAGGGTCCGCGTCGTCCCCGCCGACCAGGCGGTCCGGCTCTGGCACACTGAGGGCGGCAGCTACAACCGGCTGCTGGCCGGCACCGAGGCGCCCGGCCCGCTGGAGCTGTGGGACTGGAAGCTGATGCCCGGCGAGCACAGCAGCGCCGACCCGCACCCGTCCGGCACGGTCGAACTGGTCCACGTCACCTCCGGCGAACTCACCCTCGAAGTGGACGGGGTACGGCACGCGGTCCCCGCCGGGGCGAGCGCCACCTTCGAGGCCGACGCCCCGCACACCTACGGCAACGACGGCGACGTGCCGATGCGGATGGTGATGGCGGTCTCCGTACCGCCCGTGCGCTGA
- a CDS encoding YbaK/EbsC family protein, with translation MRAPIGDFDNAIPAPDCLAELTTPVADAVRNWQGAVPAEQILYVDTDPDLADTAVFVEHYGADLPERSANCVVVAGKRGGETTLAACLVLSRTKVDVNGTVRRQLGARKASFAPMDLATGETGMEYGGITPLGLPAAWPLLIDSAVVDLPYVLVGSGRRRGKLLLPGKAFAEIPGATVIEGLGVAL, from the coding sequence ATGCGCGCGCCCATCGGAGACTTCGACAACGCCATCCCCGCCCCCGACTGCCTGGCCGAGCTGACCACACCGGTCGCCGACGCCGTACGGAACTGGCAAGGGGCCGTCCCCGCCGAGCAGATCCTCTACGTGGACACCGACCCCGACCTCGCGGACACGGCCGTCTTCGTCGAGCACTACGGCGCGGACCTGCCCGAGCGCAGCGCCAACTGCGTGGTGGTGGCGGGCAAGCGCGGCGGTGAGACCACGCTCGCCGCCTGCCTGGTGCTCTCCCGGACCAAGGTCGACGTCAACGGCACGGTGCGCCGTCAACTCGGCGCCCGCAAAGCCTCGTTCGCCCCGATGGACCTGGCGACCGGCGAGACCGGCATGGAGTACGGCGGCATCACCCCGCTCGGACTCCCCGCCGCCTGGCCGCTGTTGATCGACTCGGCCGTGGTGGACCTGCCCTACGTGCTCGTCGGCAGCGGCCGCAGGCGTGGCAAACTCCTACTGCCGGGCAAGGCGTTCGCGGAGATCCCCGGTGCGACCGTGATCGAGGGACTCGGAGTGGCGCTCTAA
- a CDS encoding CoA-binding protein, whose translation MYGDEATIRSILTGPGDTWAVVGLSNNRSRAAYGVAEVLRRHGKRVVPVHPKAEPVAGEPGYARLADIPFDVDVVDVFVNSELAGAVADEAVARGARAVWFQLGVVDEAAYERTRAAGLAMVMDACPAIEIPRLG comes from the coding sequence GTGTACGGCGACGAGGCGACGATCCGCAGCATCCTGACCGGACCGGGCGACACCTGGGCGGTGGTCGGCCTGTCGAACAACCGGTCCAGGGCCGCCTACGGGGTGGCGGAGGTGCTGCGGCGCCACGGCAAGCGGGTCGTGCCGGTGCACCCGAAGGCGGAGCCGGTGGCCGGCGAACCGGGGTACGCCCGGCTCGCCGACATCCCGTTCGACGTGGACGTGGTCGACGTGTTCGTCAACAGCGAGCTGGCGGGCGCGGTGGCCGACGAGGCCGTGGCCCGGGGGGCCCGCGCGGTCTGGTTCCAGCTCGGTGTGGTGGACGAGGCCGCGTACGAGCGGACGCGGGCGGCGGGGCTCGCGATGGTGATGGACGCCTGCCCGGCGATCGAGATCCCCCGGCTCGGTTAG
- a CDS encoding amino acid transporter has protein sequence MTSVPVQPSDPGGPTPDSVRARCRGWLLEGLSERTARHPGPHRTPHPDQKEHRWWRVMCLTGVDYFSTLGYQPGIAALAAGTLSPLATLVLIALTLFGALPVYRRVAHESPHGEGSIAMLERLLSWWSGKILVLVLLGFAATDFMITMTLSSADAAAHVLENPFAPHWTEGGNVWITLVLLGLLGAVFLKGFQEAIGIAVVLVVTYLTLNVVVLAVCGYEILSHPVRVEDWTNLLTTEHSSPLAMVGVALLVFPKLALGMSGFETGVAVMPQIKGAPQDTYENPAGRIRGARKLLTTAALIMSCLLLLSSLATTILIPEKDFESGGPANGRALAYLAHRYLGEIFGTVYDLSTITILWFAGASAMAGLLNLVPRYLPRYGMAPEWARAVRPLVLVFLVAAVLITLWFHASVDAQSGAYATGVLVLMLSAAFASTVAVHRRGRRAATTGFGVITAVFAYTLVANVIERPDGIKIASIFIVLIVLTSIGSRVHRAFELRATDVVFDEAALRIIDAAAEHGPLQLIANEPEEHSRQEYRAKEREQRQHTRLPKGASVVFLEVFVQDSSEFTGEITVHGDEKHGVRRLRADGPTVPNTIAAVLLALRDRTGQVPHVYFNWTEGNPVGHLVKFLVFGNGEAAPVTREVLRRAEPDPERRPWVHVG, from the coding sequence ATGACCAGCGTCCCCGTGCAGCCCTCGGACCCCGGCGGCCCCACCCCGGACTCCGTGCGGGCCCGCTGCCGCGGCTGGCTGCTGGAGGGCCTGAGCGAGCGGACCGCCCGCCATCCGGGACCGCACCGCACCCCGCATCCGGACCAGAAGGAACACCGGTGGTGGCGGGTGATGTGCCTGACGGGGGTGGACTACTTCTCCACGCTCGGCTACCAGCCCGGCATCGCCGCCCTCGCGGCCGGCACCCTCTCGCCGCTGGCGACCCTGGTACTGATCGCGCTCACCCTCTTCGGCGCCCTACCGGTCTACCGCAGGGTCGCGCACGAGAGCCCGCACGGCGAGGGCTCGATCGCCATGCTGGAGCGGCTGCTGTCCTGGTGGTCGGGGAAGATCCTGGTCCTGGTGCTGCTGGGGTTCGCCGCCACCGACTTCATGATCACCATGACCCTGTCCTCGGCGGACGCGGCCGCCCATGTGCTGGAGAACCCGTTCGCCCCGCACTGGACCGAGGGCGGCAACGTCTGGATCACCCTGGTCCTGCTCGGGCTGCTCGGCGCGGTCTTCCTGAAGGGCTTCCAGGAGGCCATCGGGATCGCCGTGGTCCTGGTCGTCACCTATCTCACGCTCAACGTGGTGGTGCTCGCCGTCTGCGGCTACGAGATCCTCTCCCACCCGGTGCGCGTCGAGGACTGGACGAACCTGCTGACGACGGAGCACTCCTCCCCGCTCGCCATGGTCGGCGTGGCCCTGCTGGTCTTCCCCAAGCTCGCGCTCGGCATGTCCGGCTTCGAGACCGGGGTGGCGGTGATGCCGCAGATCAAGGGCGCCCCGCAGGACACCTACGAGAACCCGGCGGGCCGTATCCGGGGCGCCCGCAAACTGCTGACCACCGCCGCGCTGATCATGAGCTGCCTTCTGCTGCTGTCCAGCCTGGCGACGACGATCCTGATCCCGGAGAAGGACTTCGAGTCCGGCGGCCCCGCCAACGGTCGCGCCCTCGCCTATCTGGCCCACCGGTACCTGGGCGAGATCTTCGGCACGGTCTACGACCTCTCCACCATCACCATCCTGTGGTTCGCGGGCGCCTCCGCCATGGCCGGGCTGCTCAACCTGGTCCCGCGCTATCTGCCCCGCTACGGCATGGCTCCCGAGTGGGCGCGGGCGGTACGGCCCCTGGTGCTGGTGTTCCTGGTGGCGGCGGTGCTGATCACCCTGTGGTTCCACGCGAGCGTGGACGCGCAGAGCGGCGCGTACGCGACCGGCGTGCTGGTGCTGATGCTCTCGGCGGCCTTCGCCTCCACGGTCGCCGTGCACCGGCGCGGGCGCCGGGCCGCCACGACCGGCTTCGGGGTGATCACCGCCGTCTTCGCCTACACCCTGGTCGCCAACGTCATCGAGCGGCCCGACGGCATCAAGATCGCGTCCATCTTCATCGTGCTGATCGTGCTGACCTCGATCGGCTCGCGGGTGCACCGCGCCTTCGAACTCCGCGCCACCGACGTGGTGTTCGACGAGGCCGCGCTGCGCATCATCGACGCGGCCGCCGAGCACGGCCCGCTCCAGCTCATCGCCAACGAGCCGGAGGAGCACAGCCGGCAGGAGTACCGGGCCAAGGAGCGGGAGCAGCGCCAGCACACCCGGCTCCCCAAGGGCGCCTCCGTGGTGTTCCTGGAGGTCTTCGTCCAGGACTCGTCCGAGTTCACCGGCGAGATCACGGTCCACGGCGACGAGAAGCACGGGGTACGGCGGCTGCGCGCGGACGGGCCGACGGTGCCCAACACCATCGCGGCCGTGCTGCTGGCGCTGCGCGACCGCACCGGCCAGGTGCCGCACGTCTACTTCAACTGGACCGAGGGCAACCCGGTCGGCCATCTGGTCAAGTTCCTGGTCTTCGGCAACGGCGAGGCGGCGCCGGTCACCCGCGAGGTGCTGCGGCGCGCGGAGCCGGACCCGGAGCGGCGTCCCTGGGTGCATGTCGGCTGA
- a CDS encoding YigZ family protein, translating into MQDEYRTVARAGVHETEINRSRFLCALAPAATEREAQEFVAAIRKEHADASHNCWAYVIGADASTQKASDDGEPGGTAGVPMLQMLLRRDMRYVVAVVTRYYGGVKLGAGGLIRAYGGSVGEALDAVGTRTRRRYRLATVTVDHQRAGKVQNDLRSTGREVRDVRYGEAVAIEIALPDADVDAFRGWLADATAGSADFELGGEAYGDA; encoded by the coding sequence ATGCAGGACGAGTACCGCACAGTGGCCCGCGCGGGTGTGCACGAGACCGAGATCAACCGCTCCCGTTTCCTGTGCGCGCTCGCCCCGGCCGCCACCGAGCGGGAGGCGCAGGAGTTCGTCGCCGCCATCCGCAAGGAGCACGCCGACGCCTCGCACAACTGCTGGGCGTACGTGATCGGCGCCGACGCCTCCACCCAGAAGGCCAGCGACGACGGCGAGCCCGGCGGCACCGCCGGAGTGCCCATGCTCCAGATGCTGCTGCGCCGCGACATGCGGTACGTCGTCGCCGTCGTCACCCGGTACTACGGCGGTGTGAAGCTCGGTGCGGGCGGGTTGATCCGCGCCTACGGCGGCTCGGTCGGTGAGGCGCTGGACGCCGTCGGCACCCGCACCCGGCGCCGCTACCGGCTGGCCACGGTGACCGTCGACCACCAGCGGGCGGGCAAGGTGCAGAACGACCTGCGCTCCACCGGCCGCGAGGTCCGCGACGTGCGCTACGGCGAGGCGGTCGCCATCGAGATCGCCCTGCCGGACGCCGACGTGGACGCCTTCCGCGGGTGGCTCGCCGACGCGACGGCGGGCTCGGCGGACTTCGAGCTGGGCGGCGAGGCGTACGGCGACGCCTGA